In the genome of Pseudarthrobacter sp. IC2-21, one region contains:
- the hrpB gene encoding ATP-dependent helicase HrpB, with product MTSPSNPGAAAADASHGASGHGPFDLQAIAAGLAFEASLAELAGVLRAAGPAGTAVVQAPPGTGKTTLVPPLLANLAAGPGLHAGPGGLRVVVTQPRRVAARAAARRLAALDGTPVGDRVGYTVRGERRAGPRTLVEFVTPGILLRRLLDDPGLESTGAVILDEVHERGLETDLLLGMLGEVRQLRGDLTLVAMSATVDAPRFAALLGGPGSGGGEPDGGGPAPVVDCPSALYPLEVQWAPPAAARLDGRGVARGFLDHVADTAANAHAASVLRDAGTDALVFVPGAWEVSYVAGRLRGRAAPGTEVLELHGQVGPADQDRAVSGRRPGGPARIIVSTDLAESSLTVPGVRLVIDSGLTREPRRDAARGMSGLVTVSCSRASAEQRAGRAARQGPGRVVRCYDQKSYGAAPAHVTPEINVADLTGAALTLACWGSPGGEGLSLPDKPPAAAMAEAVEVLRELGAVAGDGNPTRLGRTLARVPADPRLARALLDGAVAVGPHEAAEAVALVAGDQRAPGADLTALLSALRAGREPSARRWTEDVRRLETIARKESAAVGPSVITAPVSAAESLGLVVALAFPDRVARRVPGEGPARYLLSSGTRAGLPAGSPLSGSEWLAVAEVSRAAGRDAAGTGALIRSAAPLTADLAQAAAGHLLAETVEAKFGQGRVTARRERRLGAISLSSTPVRPSPAEGRSAVARALSGEGLGVIGWSTAADALRRRLALLHRQLGAPWPDVSERALLAALDTWLGPELEKMAGGANTSGIDLTDPLRRLLPWPEAARLGELAPESLKVPSGSMVRIDYPDVAEEPGGDRGPDTDDGGRPVVAVKLQECFGWAETPRLVDGRVPVLFHLLSPARRPLAVTDDLASFWSGPYAQVRAEMRGRYPRHPWPEDPWTAQATARTKARM from the coding sequence GTGACTTCTCCGAGCAACCCGGGCGCCGCCGCGGCTGACGCTTCACACGGCGCTTCCGGGCACGGCCCCTTTGACCTGCAGGCGATCGCCGCAGGGCTGGCTTTCGAGGCCTCCCTTGCCGAGCTGGCCGGGGTGTTGCGGGCGGCCGGGCCGGCAGGCACCGCCGTGGTCCAGGCTCCGCCGGGTACCGGCAAAACCACCTTGGTCCCCCCGCTGCTCGCCAACCTCGCAGCAGGCCCCGGTCTTCACGCCGGCCCCGGGGGTTTGCGGGTGGTGGTCACCCAGCCCCGGCGCGTTGCCGCCCGTGCGGCGGCCCGGCGCCTGGCTGCCCTGGACGGCACACCGGTGGGGGACCGCGTCGGGTACACCGTCCGCGGCGAACGCCGGGCCGGGCCCCGCACGCTGGTGGAGTTTGTGACTCCGGGAATCCTGCTGCGCCGGCTCCTGGATGACCCCGGGCTCGAGAGCACCGGTGCCGTCATCCTGGACGAGGTGCACGAACGCGGTCTGGAGACTGACCTGCTGCTGGGCATGCTTGGCGAGGTCCGTCAGCTCCGCGGGGATCTCACCCTGGTGGCCATGTCCGCCACCGTGGACGCGCCGCGGTTCGCTGCCCTGCTCGGCGGCCCTGGCAGTGGAGGAGGAGAGCCCGACGGCGGCGGTCCGGCTCCCGTCGTCGACTGCCCGTCAGCCCTGTACCCCCTGGAGGTTCAGTGGGCTCCGCCGGCCGCCGCACGCCTGGACGGCCGAGGCGTGGCACGCGGGTTCCTGGACCATGTGGCGGACACGGCGGCGAATGCCCACGCCGCCAGCGTGCTACGGGATGCCGGCACCGATGCCTTGGTGTTCGTTCCGGGGGCCTGGGAAGTCTCGTATGTTGCGGGCCGGCTCCGCGGCAGGGCGGCCCCCGGAACCGAAGTGCTGGAGCTGCACGGCCAGGTCGGCCCGGCCGACCAGGACAGGGCCGTGTCCGGACGCCGGCCCGGTGGCCCGGCACGCATCATCGTTTCCACCGACCTCGCCGAATCGTCCCTGACCGTGCCCGGCGTGCGGCTGGTCATCGACTCCGGACTGACCCGGGAACCCCGACGGGATGCCGCCAGGGGGATGTCCGGATTGGTGACCGTCTCCTGTTCCCGGGCCTCCGCGGAACAGCGGGCCGGCCGTGCGGCGCGGCAGGGACCGGGGCGCGTAGTGCGCTGCTACGACCAAAAAAGCTACGGTGCAGCTCCGGCGCACGTCACACCCGAAATCAACGTTGCGGACCTCACGGGCGCAGCGCTGACGCTGGCCTGCTGGGGTTCGCCCGGGGGCGAAGGGCTGTCCCTCCCGGATAAACCACCCGCCGCGGCCATGGCAGAGGCCGTCGAGGTTTTGCGGGAACTCGGTGCCGTGGCAGGTGACGGGAACCCCACCCGCCTGGGCCGAACGTTGGCCAGGGTCCCGGCCGATCCCAGGCTGGCCCGCGCGCTACTGGACGGTGCCGTGGCCGTGGGCCCTCACGAGGCGGCTGAAGCCGTGGCGCTTGTGGCAGGGGACCAGCGGGCCCCGGGGGCTGACCTTACAGCTCTTCTTTCGGCCCTCCGTGCAGGCAGGGAGCCTTCCGCCCGGCGCTGGACGGAGGACGTCCGCCGGCTGGAAACCATCGCGCGCAAGGAAAGCGCCGCCGTCGGCCCTTCGGTGATCACTGCTCCGGTTTCCGCAGCCGAGTCCCTGGGCCTCGTCGTCGCCTTGGCGTTTCCGGACCGGGTGGCGCGCCGGGTGCCGGGGGAGGGGCCAGCGCGCTACCTGCTGTCCTCCGGGACGCGAGCGGGTCTGCCGGCCGGGAGCCCGCTGTCCGGGTCTGAATGGCTGGCCGTGGCTGAGGTGTCGCGCGCCGCTGGCCGCGACGCAGCCGGGACCGGTGCGCTGATACGTTCCGCCGCCCCGCTGACGGCCGACCTGGCCCAGGCAGCCGCCGGGCACCTGCTCGCCGAAACGGTTGAAGCGAAGTTCGGTCAGGGCAGGGTCACGGCCCGGCGCGAACGTCGGCTCGGGGCCATCAGCCTGTCCTCCACCCCGGTCCGGCCGTCGCCCGCGGAGGGGCGGTCCGCAGTGGCCCGCGCGCTGTCCGGGGAAGGGCTGGGAGTCATTGGATGGTCGACGGCGGCAGACGCGTTGCGCCGCAGGCTAGCCCTCCTGCACCGCCAACTTGGCGCGCCATGGCCTGACGTGTCCGAGCGGGCGCTGCTGGCGGCCCTCGACACCTGGCTGGGGCCTGAGCTTGAGAAGATGGCCGGTGGCGCTAACACCAGCGGCATCGACCTCACCGACCCCCTGCGGCGGTTGCTGCCCTGGCCGGAGGCAGCCCGCCTGGGCGAGTTGGCCCCGGAGTCGCTGAAGGTGCCCAGCGGATCGATGGTCCGGATCGACTACCCCGACGTGGCGGAAGAACCGGGTGGGGACCGGGGACCGGACACGGACGACGGCGGCCGGCCCGTGGTGGCGGTCAAGCTGCAGGAGTGCTTCGGCTGGGCCGAGACGCCGCGGCTGGTGGACGGCAGGGTCCCGGTCCTCTTCCACCTCCTGTCCCCGGCGCGGCGGCCGCTCGCGGTGACAGACGACCTGGCGTCGTTCTGGTCCGGGCCCTACGCGCAGGTGCGGGCCGAGATGCGGGGCCGCTATCCCCGGCATCCCTGGCCGGAGGACCCTTGGACGGCGCAGGCAACCGCGAGGACCAAAGCCAGGATGTGA
- a CDS encoding elongation factor G-like protein EF-G2, with translation MSVKGAKDAARIPGRSGPESRRGDASASLAADSPGQLRNVALIGHSGAGKTLLIEALLAAHGMISRKGSIADGTTISDSDPAAVRQQRSVGLAVVPLVINDIKVNLLDTPGYPDFIGELRAGLRAADAALFVVSAVDGIDATTTALWGECEHVGMPRAVAITRVDHPRADYDGVLAACRQAFGESVVPLYVPVRSGAEITGLLGLLQGTVSDYSEGEAGTPPRDADPGELAGSEAARGQLIEGIIAESEDETLMDRYLGGEDIDTEVLVTDLETAVARGSFFPVVPTSAVTGLGAAELMEVLTRAFPSPLERGLPKVTDLSGAPAADLSCDPDGPLAAEVVRTTVDPFLGRVCLVRVFSGTLREDTPVHVAGFGLADRGHQDHDTDERVTHLYSPLGANLRPVSQCVAGDICALAKLGSAETGDTISAREQPLLLSTWEIPEALMPVAVEADSRSDEDALSRSLAKVAAGDPTLRVERNAETHQLILWCMGEAHADVVLERLREQGVKLHTQDVVTPLRETFAAPAEGHGRHVKQSGGHGQYAVCDITVEPLARGGGFEFVDKTVGGVIPGTFISSVEKGVRAQMQKGLAAGFPVVDLRVTLLGGKAHSVDSSDAAFQAAGALALREAAAAGRIQLLEPVSSVSITVSDEHVGAVMSDLSGRRGRLTGTASAEGELTEINADVPDQELVRYAVELRALTAGTGRFRRRYLRHEPVPSS, from the coding sequence ATGTCAGTGAAAGGCGCAAAGGACGCGGCACGGATACCGGGGCGGAGCGGACCCGAATCGCGGCGGGGAGACGCTTCGGCCAGCCTCGCAGCAGACAGCCCGGGCCAGCTGCGCAACGTGGCCCTCATCGGGCACTCGGGCGCCGGGAAGACCCTGCTGATCGAGGCGCTCCTCGCCGCGCACGGCATGATTTCCCGCAAAGGCTCCATCGCCGACGGGACCACCATCAGCGACTCGGACCCCGCCGCCGTCCGGCAACAGCGCTCGGTGGGGCTTGCCGTGGTGCCGCTGGTCATCAACGACATCAAGGTGAACCTGCTGGACACGCCGGGCTATCCCGACTTCATCGGGGAACTGCGGGCAGGGCTGCGGGCGGCGGACGCGGCCCTCTTTGTTGTCTCTGCCGTGGATGGCATTGACGCCACCACCACGGCATTGTGGGGTGAATGCGAGCACGTGGGGATGCCGCGGGCCGTGGCCATCACCCGCGTTGACCATCCCCGGGCGGATTACGACGGGGTCCTGGCCGCCTGCCGGCAGGCGTTCGGCGAATCCGTGGTGCCGCTCTACGTCCCGGTCAGGAGCGGTGCCGAGATCACCGGACTGCTGGGACTGCTGCAGGGCACGGTTTCTGACTACTCCGAGGGGGAAGCAGGCACCCCGCCCCGGGACGCGGACCCCGGCGAGCTTGCCGGCTCGGAAGCTGCACGGGGCCAGCTGATCGAGGGGATCATCGCCGAAAGCGAGGATGAGACGCTGATGGACCGCTACCTCGGTGGCGAGGACATCGATACTGAGGTGTTGGTCACGGACCTGGAAACCGCCGTCGCCCGCGGTTCGTTTTTCCCGGTGGTTCCCACCTCGGCCGTCACCGGCCTGGGGGCCGCCGAACTCATGGAAGTCCTGACCCGGGCGTTCCCGTCGCCGCTGGAACGCGGGCTGCCCAAGGTCACGGATCTCTCCGGCGCTCCGGCGGCCGACCTGTCCTGTGATCCGGACGGGCCGCTGGCCGCAGAGGTGGTCCGCACCACCGTTGATCCCTTCCTGGGCCGGGTCTGCCTGGTCCGGGTATTTTCGGGCACCCTGCGGGAGGACACCCCGGTGCATGTTGCAGGGTTCGGGCTGGCAGACCGCGGCCACCAGGATCACGATACGGACGAGCGGGTCACACATTTGTACTCCCCGCTGGGCGCCAACCTCCGGCCCGTATCGCAGTGCGTTGCCGGGGACATCTGTGCCCTCGCCAAACTGGGAAGTGCCGAGACGGGCGACACCATCTCCGCCAGGGAACAGCCGCTGCTGCTGTCCACCTGGGAAATACCCGAAGCGCTGATGCCGGTGGCCGTGGAGGCTGACTCGCGCAGTGACGAAGATGCCCTGTCCCGGAGCCTGGCTAAAGTTGCCGCGGGGGACCCCACCTTGCGGGTGGAGCGGAACGCCGAAACACACCAGCTGATCCTGTGGTGCATGGGTGAGGCCCACGCGGACGTGGTGCTGGAGAGGCTGCGCGAGCAGGGCGTGAAACTGCATACGCAGGACGTGGTGACCCCCCTGCGGGAAACATTCGCCGCCCCCGCGGAGGGCCATGGCCGGCACGTCAAGCAGTCCGGCGGCCACGGCCAGTACGCGGTCTGCGACATCACTGTGGAACCGCTGGCGCGCGGTGGCGGGTTCGAGTTTGTGGACAAGACAGTGGGCGGGGTGATCCCCGGAACCTTCATCTCCTCCGTGGAGAAGGGCGTGCGGGCCCAGATGCAGAAGGGGCTTGCCGCCGGCTTCCCGGTGGTGGACCTGCGCGTGACCCTGCTGGGCGGCAAGGCCCACAGCGTTGATTCGTCCGACGCTGCCTTCCAGGCCGCCGGTGCCCTGGCGTTGCGGGAGGCGGCAGCGGCGGGCCGTATCCAGCTCCTTGAACCGGTCTCCTCGGTCAGCATCACCGTTTCGGACGAGCATGTGGGGGCCGTCATGAGCGACCTCTCCGGACGCCGCGGACGGCTGACCGGCACAGCCTCGGCAGAGGGCGAGCTGACCGAAATCAATGCCGACGTCCCGGACCAGGAACTGGTGCGCTACGCGGTGGAGCTGCGGGCGCTGACTGCGGGAACCGGCCGGTTCCGGCGCCGCTACCTGCGCCATGAGCCTGTACCCAGCAGCTGA
- a CDS encoding gamma-glutamyltransferase family protein, with the protein MPTLRRRVAAVTAVLALSVTAGGTGTSAFADGGLHPGKSPTATGYGGAVSSVDADASAAALGVLRHGGNAADAAVAAAATLGVTEPYSAGIGGGGYFVFYDAGTGKVETIDGRETAPETMPANAFINAATKKPYPFAELVSSGVSVGVPGSLATWERALTRWGTLGLDEALKPAIKVAEDGFVVDETFRQQTLDNKVRFSAFTPTRNLFLPGGDAPAVGSVFRNPDLADTYRLIAGKGTDAFYSGALAEEMAATVQAPPKDPAWAPPASAPGTSIPAFPGYLTTADLAAYTTLDQDPTHVEYRGYDVYGMAPSSSGGTTVGEALNILEPFNLGGMSRPAALHHYLEATALAFADRGKYVGDPAFVDVPTAALTDPLFGKERSCAINPATAAAKPVPAGDVSTYDGVCPVTPALAAHETDTENLSTTNLTVADKWGNVVEYTLTIEQTGGSGIVVPGRGFLLNNELTDFSYDSTNPADPNRVEPGKRPRSSMSPTIILKDDEPFLALGSPGGSTIITTVLQTILNRVDLGMSVSDSIAAPRASQRNTASVTAEPGFISAYGSGLAPFGHKLVPAGDAFTSAAEIGAATAIEFGRNGRMEAAAEPARRGGGSAMVVKPER; encoded by the coding sequence ATGCCTACTTTGCGACGTCGAGTGGCTGCCGTCACGGCCGTCCTGGCTTTGAGCGTGACGGCAGGCGGCACGGGTACCTCCGCCTTCGCGGACGGCGGCCTGCACCCTGGAAAATCACCCACTGCCACCGGATACGGCGGTGCCGTGAGCAGTGTTGACGCGGACGCGTCCGCGGCAGCCCTGGGGGTTCTCCGCCACGGAGGCAATGCAGCGGACGCCGCAGTGGCCGCGGCCGCCACCCTGGGAGTCACCGAACCGTACAGTGCCGGGATTGGCGGCGGCGGCTATTTCGTTTTCTACGACGCCGGGACCGGCAAGGTGGAGACCATTGACGGCCGTGAGACCGCCCCGGAGACGATGCCCGCCAACGCGTTCATCAATGCCGCCACCAAAAAGCCCTACCCCTTCGCCGAGCTCGTCTCCAGCGGCGTCTCCGTAGGGGTTCCCGGCTCGCTCGCCACTTGGGAAAGGGCCTTGACGCGCTGGGGCACGCTGGGACTTGACGAAGCCCTGAAACCGGCCATCAAGGTGGCGGAGGACGGCTTCGTGGTGGACGAGACGTTCCGGCAGCAGACGTTGGACAACAAGGTGCGCTTCTCGGCGTTCACCCCGACCCGGAACCTTTTCCTGCCCGGTGGCGACGCTCCCGCCGTCGGAAGCGTCTTCCGCAACCCCGACCTCGCCGATACCTACCGCCTCATCGCCGGGAAGGGAACGGACGCCTTTTACTCCGGCGCGCTGGCCGAAGAGATGGCAGCCACCGTCCAGGCCCCGCCGAAGGACCCCGCCTGGGCGCCCCCGGCCAGCGCCCCGGGCACCAGCATCCCGGCCTTTCCCGGCTACCTGACGACGGCGGACCTCGCCGCGTACACCACGCTGGACCAGGACCCCACCCACGTTGAGTACCGCGGCTACGACGTGTACGGCATGGCGCCTTCCAGCAGCGGCGGCACCACGGTAGGGGAGGCGCTGAACATCCTGGAACCGTTCAACCTGGGCGGGATGTCGAGGCCGGCGGCGCTGCACCATTACCTTGAGGCCACCGCCCTGGCGTTCGCAGACCGCGGGAAGTATGTGGGCGATCCGGCGTTTGTGGACGTTCCCACGGCCGCCCTGACCGATCCGCTGTTCGGCAAGGAACGCTCCTGCGCCATCAATCCGGCAACGGCGGCTGCCAAGCCTGTTCCGGCAGGGGACGTGTCAACCTACGACGGCGTCTGCCCGGTGACCCCCGCGCTGGCTGCCCACGAGACGGACACCGAAAACCTCTCCACCACCAACCTGACCGTCGCCGACAAGTGGGGCAATGTGGTGGAATACACCCTCACCATCGAGCAGACCGGCGGTTCGGGCATCGTGGTTCCGGGCCGCGGGTTCCTGCTGAACAACGAGCTGACCGACTTCTCCTACGACTCCACGAACCCCGCGGACCCGAACCGGGTGGAACCGGGCAAACGGCCCCGGTCGTCCATGTCGCCCACCATCATCCTCAAGGATGACGAGCCGTTCCTCGCCCTGGGCTCACCCGGCGGATCCACCATCATCACCACCGTCCTGCAGACCATCCTGAACCGCGTGGACCTGGGCATGAGCGTGTCCGACTCCATTGCGGCGCCGCGTGCGTCGCAGCGGAACACCGCCAGTGTCACGGCCGAGCCCGGCTTCATCAGTGCTTACGGCAGCGGGCTGGCCCCGTTCGGGCACAAACTGGTGCCCGCCGGGGACGCCTTCACCTCGGCAGCGGAGATCGGTGCCGCCACGGCCATCGAGTTCGGCCGGAACGGGCGCATGGAGGCGGCGGCTGAACCTGCCCGGCGCGGCGGCGGTTCGGCGATGGTGGTCAAACCGGAACGGTAG
- a CDS encoding alpha/beta family hydrolase, translated as MPAEEAPVTIHVGDLDVSGLYARPARPFATLVLAHGAGAGMEHPFMGGFTRALNDDGVATLRFNFPYRGAGRKFPDRPPVAIATWRAAMDEAARQAQSHGDTGPVWAAGKSFGGRMASMAVAEGMDAAGLIYLGYPLHPPGKPEKIRDEHLYGLTRPMLFLQGSRDTFATRELLEGVVSRIGPSAVLQWIDGGDHSFAVAGKKRDAAEIGASLAPAVADFMRPRG; from the coding sequence ATGCCCGCAGAAGAAGCCCCGGTCACCATCCACGTCGGCGACCTTGACGTCTCCGGGCTGTACGCCCGTCCGGCGCGCCCCTTCGCCACCCTGGTCCTTGCCCATGGTGCAGGCGCGGGAATGGAGCACCCCTTCATGGGCGGGTTCACCCGGGCATTGAACGACGACGGCGTTGCCACCTTGCGCTTTAACTTCCCCTACCGTGGGGCGGGCAGGAAGTTCCCGGACAGGCCGCCGGTGGCGATCGCCACGTGGCGCGCTGCCATGGACGAGGCCGCCCGCCAGGCGCAGTCCCACGGCGATACGGGACCGGTCTGGGCTGCCGGCAAATCGTTCGGGGGGAGGATGGCCTCCATGGCCGTGGCGGAGGGAATGGACGCTGCCGGGCTCATCTACCTCGGGTATCCGTTGCACCCGCCAGGCAAGCCTGAGAAGATCCGCGACGAACACCTCTATGGCCTCACGCGGCCCATGCTGTTCCTGCAGGGCTCCCGCGACACCTTCGCAACGCGGGAACTCCTGGAGGGCGTGGTGTCCCGGATTGGTCCGTCAGCGGTGCTGCAGTGGATCGACGGCGGCGACCATTCCTTTGCCGTGGCAGGAAAGAAGCGTGACGCCGCGGAGATCGGCGCGTCCCTGGCGCCGGCCGTCGCGGACTTCATGCGGCCCCGCGGCTAA
- a CDS encoding putative quinol monooxygenase, whose translation MAQSYFQVVVRYTVKPEETETVLRLLGEMAAATRAEEANLSYEFFQSTEDPAQIVILERYTDAAGFAAHRNYDHVQSIGASQIIPRLERRTIQTFEATE comes from the coding sequence ATGGCACAGTCATACTTCCAGGTAGTGGTGCGCTACACGGTTAAGCCCGAGGAAACGGAAACCGTCCTTCGGCTGCTGGGCGAGATGGCTGCAGCCACCCGCGCGGAAGAAGCCAACCTGTCCTATGAGTTCTTCCAGAGCACGGAGGACCCCGCCCAGATCGTCATTCTGGAGCGCTACACGGATGCGGCCGGCTTTGCGGCCCACCGCAACTATGACCATGTCCAGAGCATCGGTGCATCCCAGATCATCCCGCGGTTGGAGCGCCGCACCATCCAGACTTTCGAAGCCACGGAATAA
- a CDS encoding 5'-3' exonuclease, giving the protein MTQRLMLLDTASLYFRAFYGLPDTIRRADGTPVNAVRGLLDMIARLTTDYRATHLVACWDDDWRPQWRVDLIPTYKAHRVAELVANAPDLEVVPDALEAQLPMIRRVLELAGIAVVGAADHEADDVVGTYASAAGLPVDVVTGDRDLFQLVDDDRQVRVIYTARGMRNLEVLTDAVVAGKYRVLPKQYADYATLRGDASDGLPGVAGIGEKTAAALLGEYGTLEGLLAAAADPGSGLSASVRAKLGAASDYLQVAPAVVNVVRDLALPSLEEAGAALRPVTGEPRTELERLAVEWNLGGSMARLLTALDLRA; this is encoded by the coding sequence ATGACCCAACGCCTGATGCTGCTCGATACCGCGTCCCTGTACTTCCGCGCCTTTTATGGCCTGCCCGACACCATCCGCCGTGCCGACGGCACACCGGTCAACGCCGTCCGCGGCCTCCTGGACATGATCGCCAGGCTCACCACTGATTACCGGGCAACGCATCTGGTGGCGTGCTGGGACGACGACTGGCGGCCGCAGTGGCGGGTGGACCTCATCCCGACCTACAAGGCGCACCGGGTGGCTGAGTTGGTGGCGAATGCCCCCGACCTCGAGGTGGTGCCGGACGCCCTCGAGGCACAGCTTCCCATGATCCGCCGGGTGCTGGAGCTCGCCGGCATCGCCGTCGTCGGGGCTGCGGACCACGAGGCCGACGACGTTGTGGGAACCTATGCGAGCGCCGCCGGGCTTCCCGTGGACGTGGTGACGGGCGATCGGGACCTCTTCCAGCTTGTTGACGACGACCGCCAGGTGCGGGTCATCTATACCGCGCGCGGCATGCGGAACCTCGAGGTCCTGACTGACGCCGTCGTGGCCGGTAAGTACCGGGTGCTGCCCAAACAGTATGCCGATTACGCGACCCTCCGCGGCGACGCCTCGGACGGGCTGCCGGGTGTTGCCGGCATCGGCGAGAAGACGGCAGCGGCGCTCCTCGGCGAGTACGGCACGCTGGAGGGATTGCTGGCCGCGGCGGCGGATCCGGGGAGCGGCCTGTCCGCCTCTGTGCGGGCCAAGCTTGGCGCTGCCAGTGACTATCTCCAGGTGGCGCCTGCGGTGGTAAACGTGGTGCGTGATTTGGCGCTGCCCTCACTGGAGGAGGCAGGGGCGGCACTGCGGCCCGTCACCGGGGAACCGCGGACCGAACTTGAGCGGCTCGCCGTTGAGTGGAACCTGGGCGGCTCGATGGCCCGGCTCCTGACCGCCCTGGACCTTCGTGCGTGA
- a CDS encoding MFS transporter: MNAAARKIQRIYLTLTLGNTLAASFIWGINTLFLLDAGLTNLEAFTANAFFTAGMVLFEVPTGVVADGWGRRASFLLGTVTLAVSTYLYYLLWQLSAPFWAWAVVSVLLGLGFTFFSGAVEAWLVDALHFSAYEGNLETVLGRGQMVSGIAMLVGSAAGGVIAQATNLGVPFLLRVGVLLAMFAVAFLLMHDVGFTPERSPHPLQATRAVLTASIHGGLKNPPVRYIMLAAPFSAGVGIYVFYALQPFLLELFGDPRAYSIAGLAAAIVAGAEVVGGWLAPTVRRLVRKRTTVLVAAGALGGLLLMALGFTRLFWVALLLLTLWALVTAAATPVRQAYLNDMISSRQRATVLSFDSLMGSSGGIVVQPLMGRAADVYGYSLSLALSGVIGLFAVPFLLASRRRRSPADTATAASEAPL; this comes from the coding sequence GTGAACGCCGCCGCCCGCAAGATCCAGCGCATCTACCTCACCCTCACGCTGGGCAACACCCTTGCGGCCTCGTTCATCTGGGGTATCAACACGCTCTTCCTGCTGGATGCCGGGCTGACCAACCTTGAGGCCTTCACCGCCAACGCATTTTTCACCGCCGGGATGGTGCTCTTTGAAGTGCCTACCGGGGTGGTCGCCGACGGCTGGGGGCGCCGGGCATCGTTCCTGCTCGGGACGGTCACACTGGCTGTGTCCACGTACCTCTACTACCTCCTCTGGCAGCTCTCCGCGCCGTTCTGGGCGTGGGCGGTGGTGTCGGTCCTGCTGGGCCTGGGCTTTACGTTCTTTTCCGGAGCCGTAGAGGCCTGGCTGGTGGATGCCCTGCATTTCTCGGCCTACGAAGGCAACCTGGAGACGGTGCTCGGGAGGGGCCAGATGGTGTCAGGCATCGCCATGCTGGTGGGCTCGGCGGCCGGCGGCGTGATTGCCCAGGCCACCAACCTGGGTGTGCCGTTCCTGCTGCGCGTCGGAGTGCTCCTGGCAATGTTTGCCGTGGCGTTCCTGCTGATGCATGACGTGGGGTTCACGCCGGAACGCTCCCCGCATCCGCTGCAGGCCACCAGGGCGGTGCTGACCGCATCCATCCACGGCGGCCTGAAGAACCCGCCCGTCCGGTACATCATGCTCGCGGCGCCGTTCAGCGCCGGCGTCGGCATTTACGTCTTCTACGCGCTCCAGCCGTTCCTCCTCGAACTCTTCGGTGACCCCCGGGCCTACTCCATTGCCGGCCTCGCGGCGGCCATTGTTGCCGGCGCCGAGGTGGTGGGCGGCTGGCTGGCACCGACCGTCCGGCGGCTGGTCCGCAAGCGGACCACGGTCCTGGTGGCCGCCGGTGCACTGGGCGGGCTCCTCCTGATGGCGCTGGGGTTCACCCGCCTGTTTTGGGTGGCATTGCTGCTGCTGACCCTGTGGGCGCTGGTCACCGCGGCAGCCACGCCCGTCCGGCAGGCCTACCTCAATGACATGATCTCCTCCAGGCAGCGGGCAACAGTGCTGAGCTTCGATTCCCTGATGGGATCCAGCGGCGGGATCGTGGTGCAGCCGCTGATGGGCCGGGCAGCCGACGTGTACGGGTACTCCCTGTCGCTGGCCCTGAGCGGGGTGATCGGACTGTTCGCGGTGCCGTTCCTGCTGGCAAGCCGCCGGCGGCGCTCGCCGGCCGACACCGCTACAGCCGCTTCTGAGGCACCCCTCTGA